A segment of the Aureliella helgolandensis genome:
TCGTGGAGCGACCGTAGATCAATCCGTTACCACCGGTAGCAACGATCGTTGCATCAGCGGGGAAGGACCGCATTTCCATCGAGACCATGTCTTGAGCAACCACACCGACACAACGTCCCGACTCATCCTGCATTGGCCCCAGGAAATCCCAGAACTCAAACTTGCGGACCATGCCCTCAGATTCCCAACGGCGAACTTGCTCGTCCAACGCATAGAGCAGTTGCTGGCCAGTTGTAGCGCCGGCAAACGCGGTTCTTTTGAACAGAGTTCCGCCGAAGCGACGGCGATCAAGAAATCCCTCTTCAGTTCGGTTAAAAGTGACCCCCAAGCGATCCATCAACTCGATGACTTTGGGAGCCCAATAGGCCATTTCCTTGACCGGCGGCTGGTGCTGGAGAAAGTCTCCACCGTAGACGGTATCGTCCAGGTGATGCCACTCCGAATCGCCCAGCTGGCGTGTTTGCTCATTGCAGCTGTTGATTCCGCCTTGCGCACACACGCTGTGCGAGCGTTTAACGGGGGTCAAACTAATGAGATCGACCGGAATACCAAGCTCACAGAGCTTCATCGTGGCCGCTAAACCCGCTAATCCACCACCTACTACCACTACACGCTGTGTCGACATTGGTAAACTTATTCCCTCGTTTTACAGGACCGGCACTGCCGCTAGGGCAATCCGCCTGCATGTTGGATTATGCGTCTGATTACTCAACTACCATTGGGAGACTGTCGTGTGGGAAGGTATTCTCAACACACGGCAGCCGCACTATCTTCGGCCCCGCATCGGGAGCATCTCACTCGCCTTCTACCGCTTGGTCAGCGGGGCCGCTCTCCGCATCAGAATTGGCTTTTGCAGCATCCGCATCGGCTTCCTCGAGCTCCACCGCCTCAGAGCGTTTATGAGGATTGGGAACGATACGCCCAGCAGCCACCTCCGCCTGGTACATTTTATCTTCCGTGATTTTGGCTTCCTCAATATCGATCTGCTTCACAGCAAACAGGGCACTCAGGCCCACGATCAACAACAGCAGTCCACCTGCCGAGCAAAGGTAGGTCGCGCGACGTTGGGCAGCGGGACTGATCCATACGCCCCAAGTAATCCCCATAGTCCACACGCCATTGGCCAAGTGAAAGACACAGGCCACGATACCCAAGAAGTAAAAGATGGGCCACGCAATGCCTCCCATGGCTACCGCTAGAGTACTGGCCGCGTTGTAAGCTCGAAAATTAGCCATGCCCAAGGGCTCGGCCACATTCGTCAACCACCAATCTCCGTGAAACCAACCATGCAGATGAAACACGTGCGTAAAGATAAACAGGATGGCAATCACGCCGGACCAGCGCTGCAGGGTGTACCGCCAATTGGCTACATAGCGATAGTTGTCATGATTTGATTTTCCGGAGCGAATAATCCACACCCCCACCACCGCATGGAAAATCAGGGGCAAGAAAATGAATGCCCACTCCACCATCGGCAGCAACTTTCCCAAAGAGTGAATCTGATTCACATTGCTTTGGAAGGCTCCCGCTCCATTGAGCAGAGAGGCATTGACCAGCAGGTGGACCGTCATGTAGGCCCCCACCGGAATCAATCCGCTCAGCG
Coding sequences within it:
- a CDS encoding succinate dehydrogenase cytochrome b558 subunit, giving the protein MSATSLDFFSKNEFLIRRLHSLSGLIPVGAYMTVHLLVNASLLNGAGAFQSNVNQIHSLGKLLPMVEWAFIFLPLIFHAVVGVWIIRSGKSNHDNYRYVANWRYTLQRWSGVIAILFIFTHVFHLHGWFHGDWWLTNVAEPLGMANFRAYNAASTLAVAMGGIAWPIFYFLGIVACVFHLANGVWTMGITWGVWISPAAQRRATYLCSAGGLLLLIVGLSALFAVKQIDIEEAKITEDKMYQAEVAAGRIVPNPHKRSEAVELEEADADAAKANSDAESGPADQAVEGE